A region of Nitrospirota bacterium DNA encodes the following proteins:
- a CDS encoding ABC transporter ATP-binding protein yields MIETTDITKVYRMGDVDVAALSGISLTIKSGEFTFLMGPSGSGKTTAMNLLGCLDKPTSGKYFLDGVDVGTLNRDRLSKLRNEKIGFVFQGFNLLPRTTAVENVELPLLYMGIHQKERRNRAMAALERVGLSDRAHHQPNQLSGGQQQRVAIARALVNNARLILADEPTGNLDTKTSAEVLKLFTSLNEDSGITIVVVTHEPDIAAYGKRIIRFLDGRILSDESKN; encoded by the coding sequence ATGATTGAAACCACAGATATTACAAAGGTTTACAGGATGGGGGATGTTGACGTTGCTGCTTTAAGCGGGATCTCGTTAACTATTAAAAGCGGGGAGTTTACATTCCTTATGGGACCCTCCGGTTCAGGTAAAACCACGGCCATGAATCTCCTTGGCTGTCTTGATAAACCCACCTCCGGCAAGTATTTTCTGGACGGAGTGGATGTTGGCACTCTCAACAGGGACAGACTTTCAAAGTTAAGAAATGAAAAAATAGGTTTTGTGTTTCAGGGGTTTAACTTATTGCCGCGCACCACAGCTGTTGAAAACGTTGAGCTACCCCTTCTTTACATGGGAATACATCAAAAGGAAAGACGGAACAGGGCAATGGCTGCCCTTGAACGCGTAGGGCTAAGTGACAGAGCGCACCATCAGCCAAATCAACTCTCCGGAGGACAACAACAGCGGGTAGCCATAGCAAGAGCACTGGTTAACAACGCCCGTCTAATCCTTGCCGATGAGCCAACCGGAAATCTTGACACTAAGACCAGCGCCGAGGTTCTGAAACTATTTACGTCACTCAATGAGGACTCAGGAATTACAATTGTCGTAGTCACACATGAGCCGGATATTGCCGCCTACGGGAAACGCATTATAAGATTTCTTGACGGCAGGATTTTAAGTGATGAGAGTAAAAACTAA
- a CDS encoding ABC transporter permease gives MMNLSSTLTTALRALRVNKMRSVLTMLGIVIGVCAVIVMIAVGTGARMQLEEQNRAMGSNQLLVLPGSSTSGGVRMGGSSMNTLTLSDAEAIRKECSAVELVAPVYGGVAQAVFNNYNWATSITGTTPDMFEIREWNLSSGKYFTAQDVNAASKVCIVGQTVVENLFGGSDPAGQAIRIKNLPFKVTGVLSRKGPSPMGQDQDDTIFVPITTAQKKLFGTQLPGLVKVIIVKARSLEEMQTAEAQIRDLLRQRHHLRGTQEDDFSVRNITQIMQAAEESSKMMSVLLGSIASVSLMVGGIGIMNIMLVSVTERTREIGIRMAVGAQVWDIRLQFITEAIVLSLAGGITGIAAGIAGAHILSGFAGWKTIITLYSLAISLGFSGLIGVFFGFYPAYRASELNPIDALRYE, from the coding sequence ATGATGAATTTATCTTCTACACTCACAACAGCACTGCGAGCGCTCAGAGTCAACAAAATGCGCTCTGTACTAACCATGCTTGGAATAGTAATCGGTGTGTGCGCAGTAATTGTTATGATAGCCGTAGGAACTGGCGCACGTATGCAGCTTGAGGAACAGAATCGCGCCATGGGGAGCAATCAACTATTGGTGCTGCCCGGCTCAAGCACATCTGGTGGTGTAAGAATGGGCGGCTCCTCCATGAACACCCTGACACTTAGCGATGCTGAGGCGATAAGAAAGGAATGCTCTGCAGTTGAACTTGTAGCGCCTGTGTATGGCGGCGTGGCTCAAGCCGTGTTTAATAACTACAACTGGGCAACTTCTATAACAGGCACAACGCCGGACATGTTTGAAATCAGAGAGTGGAACCTTTCCTCAGGAAAATATTTTACAGCACAGGATGTAAACGCTGCATCAAAAGTATGTATTGTGGGGCAGACTGTGGTAGAAAACCTCTTTGGCGGCTCAGACCCTGCTGGTCAGGCCATAAGAATAAAGAACCTTCCATTTAAAGTAACAGGGGTACTTAGCAGGAAAGGACCGTCTCCTATGGGTCAGGACCAGGACGACACAATATTTGTACCCATCACAACTGCTCAGAAAAAACTCTTTGGTACTCAACTGCCAGGGCTTGTTAAGGTGATTATCGTTAAAGCCAGAAGTCTTGAGGAAATGCAAACTGCCGAGGCACAAATCAGAGACCTTCTTAGACAAAGGCACCATTTAAGAGGGACTCAGGAGGACGATTTCTCGGTAAGAAATATCACTCAGATAATGCAGGCTGCCGAGGAATCCTCTAAGATGATGTCCGTCTTGCTTGGCTCTATAGCCTCAGTGTCCTTGATGGTTGGAGGCATTGGAATTATGAATATAATGCTTGTGTCAGTTACCGAACGAACCCGTGAAATTGGAATACGAATGGCCGTGGGGGCACAGGTGTGGGATATCCGGCTCCAGTTTATCACAGAGGCCATTGTGCTTTCGTTAGCTGGGGGAATTACCGGAATTGCCGCAGGAATTGCCGGAGCTCACATTCTTTCTGGTTTTGCAGGCTGGAAAACTATTATAACTCTGTACTCGCTGGCAATATCTCTGGGATTTTCCGGCCTTATCGGCGTGTTTTTCGGTTTCTATCCGGCATACAGAGCATCTGAGCTAAACCCCATAGATGCTTTAAGGTATGAGTGA
- a CDS encoding 5'-nucleotidase C-terminal domain-containing protein — MKFLTGLKKSPVKRFLALSLSVLIITLSCATVTKQSAVPVVSPIEAYSISIAHINDTHAHLEQTKVTIKYNRSELVAALGGFTRLASAIGDLRKKHANFLFLHAGDVFTGTLYFTKYLGAADSAFFHLMGLNAVTLGNHEFDRGPPVLADFLRSLKSDGSSSISVLSANTDTGSEDALAGLIEPYKIFEIGGRKVGVIGLTTQETPRISSPGGKITFSDPFKVAEHYVTELKAQGINIIILLTHVGYDVDLELAKKISGVDLIIGGHSHTLLGDDDLMSYGFWPHDRYPKEVRGKDGNLVLVLQSWEYAKELGFIKVFFNNTGEVIGYEPEPVMLLSPANDEKPYMESFDKFKAEINNKLRVTKFSEFPEDESAKKLLDTYKKPLESLSEEVVAVALENMPRGRNKGPGVIIADSFLYTTKNLNTQLSIVNAGGVRAGFIKGNITIGDVYTVMPFNNTLYVMNVLGRDLKDALESMTSFNVDKSRAQPFMYVSGVTFNINEQKPEGQRISDIEILPSNGSKKQVMEMDKTYRIVTSNYLATGGDNFKVKRDGKMVSLLNVSSYSTDTGFTDSETFIEYAKSLKEISNHVKANVR; from the coding sequence ATGAAGTTTTTAACCGGTTTGAAAAAATCTCCGGTTAAACGTTTTTTGGCTCTATCACTCTCCGTTTTAATTATAACCCTGTCATGCGCCACTGTTACAAAGCAAAGCGCAGTACCGGTTGTCTCTCCGATAGAGGCCTACAGTATTTCCATTGCCCACATAAACGACACCCATGCTCACCTTGAACAGACAAAGGTGACGATTAAATATAACAGGTCAGAGCTTGTGGCTGCTCTTGGCGGTTTTACCCGCCTTGCCAGCGCTATAGGGGATTTAAGAAAAAAACATGCTAATTTTCTTTTTTTACATGCTGGGGACGTCTTTACCGGCACCCTGTACTTTACTAAATATCTGGGGGCTGCCGACAGCGCCTTTTTTCACTTAATGGGACTAAACGCTGTCACACTGGGAAATCATGAGTTTGACAGAGGCCCGCCTGTGCTAGCGGATTTTCTGAGATCATTAAAATCTGATGGCAGTTCCTCCATTTCTGTACTGTCAGCCAATACGGATACAGGCAGCGAAGATGCGTTAGCAGGCCTTATTGAGCCATACAAAATATTTGAAATTGGCGGACGTAAAGTTGGAGTAATTGGATTAACTACTCAGGAAACACCCCGCATTTCAAGCCCGGGTGGTAAGATTACTTTCAGTGACCCATTCAAAGTGGCTGAGCATTACGTTACCGAGTTAAAAGCTCAGGGGATAAATATAATAATTTTGCTTACACACGTGGGTTATGATGTGGACTTAGAGCTTGCCAAAAAAATCTCCGGAGTTGATCTGATAATTGGTGGCCACTCGCACACGCTCTTAGGCGATGATGACCTTATGAGCTATGGTTTTTGGCCGCATGATCGCTATCCTAAGGAGGTCAGAGGCAAAGATGGTAATCTGGTGCTTGTACTTCAGAGTTGGGAGTATGCAAAGGAGCTTGGGTTTATAAAGGTGTTTTTTAATAATACCGGAGAGGTCATTGGCTACGAACCAGAGCCTGTGATGCTTCTAAGTCCGGCTAATGATGAAAAACCATATATGGAATCTTTTGATAAGTTTAAGGCTGAGATTAATAATAAATTAAGAGTGACAAAGTTTTCAGAGTTTCCTGAGGATGAATCGGCAAAGAAGCTGCTTGATACATACAAAAAACCGCTTGAGTCACTTAGCGAAGAAGTTGTAGCTGTTGCTTTAGAAAATATGCCGCGGGGACGCAACAAGGGGCCTGGAGTCATTATAGCTGATAGTTTTTTGTACACAACTAAAAATCTGAACACACAGCTTTCAATTGTTAACGCTGGTGGCGTGCGCGCTGGTTTTATAAAAGGCAATATCACAATCGGGGATGTTTATACTGTCATGCCCTTTAATAACACCTTATACGTAATGAACGTTTTGGGGAGAGATTTAAAAGATGCTCTTGAGTCTATGACAAGCTTTAACGTTGATAAGTCGAGGGCACAGCCCTTTATGTATGTTTCAGGTGTTACTTTTAACATCAATGAACAAAAACCGGAGGGACAGCGAATATCCGATATTGAAATTCTGCCGTCAAATGGCTCTAAAAAGCAGGTCATGGAAATGGACAAAACATACCGCATAGTAACCAGCAACTATCTTGCTACAGGCGGTGATAACTTTAAGGTTAAACGTGACGGTAAAATGGTTAGCCTGCTAAATGTCTCCTCCTACAGCACCGACACGGGGTTTACTGACAGCGAAACTTTTATTGAGTATGCAAAGTCACTAAAAGAAATAAGTAACCATGTTAAAGCTAACGTACGTTAG
- a CDS encoding NADH-quinone oxidoreductase subunit N produces MTLANLRPMAPELILIALGLILIMLDVISKKKEMLAIVTLIGAILAFYFIKGSHGVLFDGMFIADHYSNFFKTVFIINLLLSTLISVKYLETERALHGEYYALLVFATVGMMTMASAGNLIVLYLGLELMSLSIYVLCGFLRNNIKSTESAIKYFLLGAFSTAILLYAISLLYGSTGSTDFNKIANAVAVMGADAALKPLLLFSVALFVTAVGFKIAAVPFHMWSPDVYEGAPTSVTAFMSVGPKAAGFAIIGKIFFVAIFGLHVEWVKLLIPISVATMITGNVLAISQTNIKRMLAYSSIAHAGYALLGILSADGDGLTAAMNYMLIYMFMNVGAFAVVIMLRTEDFAGDELKDYLGLAKTHPLAAFLMMIFMFSLTGIPPTAGFIGKFYIFTALIHSGQLTLAVAGVLISVISAFFYLRVVMYMYMKDPEVETPVSDSLYLKVALAISVVMVIVIGVFPGKFIEFAKASLILQ; encoded by the coding sequence ATGACATTAGCTAATTTACGGCCTATGGCTCCGGAGCTCATTTTAATAGCGCTTGGTCTTATACTGATTATGCTGGATGTTATCAGCAAAAAGAAGGAGATGCTTGCGATTGTAACGCTAATTGGTGCGATTTTAGCTTTCTACTTTATTAAGGGCTCGCATGGGGTTTTATTCGATGGCATGTTTATAGCGGATCATTATAGTAATTTTTTTAAAACCGTCTTTATAATTAATCTGCTTCTTTCGACTTTGATTTCTGTCAAGTATCTTGAAACTGAGAGAGCTCTCCATGGCGAGTACTATGCACTGCTTGTGTTTGCCACAGTTGGGATGATGACTATGGCCTCAGCCGGAAACCTGATAGTGTTGTATCTGGGGCTTGAGCTTATGTCACTAAGTATATATGTCTTATGCGGATTTTTAAGAAACAACATAAAGTCCACAGAGTCTGCGATAAAGTATTTCTTACTGGGAGCATTTTCCACTGCAATTCTGCTCTATGCAATTTCACTCCTCTATGGCTCAACAGGCAGTACGGATTTTAATAAGATCGCAAACGCAGTGGCTGTAATGGGAGCTGATGCAGCTCTGAAACCGCTTCTTTTGTTTTCTGTGGCACTGTTTGTTACTGCAGTTGGATTTAAGATAGCGGCAGTTCCGTTTCACATGTGGAGCCCTGATGTGTATGAGGGGGCGCCAACGAGTGTCACCGCTTTTATGTCGGTTGGGCCAAAGGCGGCTGGCTTTGCAATTATCGGCAAGATATTTTTCGTAGCCATATTCGGTCTGCATGTTGAATGGGTAAAGCTTCTGATTCCGATTTCTGTTGCCACCATGATTACAGGCAATGTCCTGGCAATATCACAAACCAACATTAAGCGAATGCTGGCTTACTCCTCAATTGCCCATGCCGGGTACGCACTGTTGGGCATACTGAGCGCTGATGGAGACGGCCTCACTGCTGCCATGAACTACATGCTCATTTATATGTTTATGAACGTGGGGGCATTTGCCGTTGTTATCATGTTAAGAACAGAAGACTTTGCAGGCGATGAGTTAAAGGATTATCTGGGACTTGCTAAAACTCATCCATTGGCAGCATTTCTTATGATGATATTTATGTTTTCACTTACTGGCATTCCCCCAACTGCAGGATTTATTGGAAAATTCTATATCTTTACCGCACTAATTCATAGCGGTCAGTTAACGCTTGCGGTAGCCGGTGTGTTAATAAGTGTAATCTCAGCGTTTTTCTATCTGCGGGTTGTTATGTATATGTACATGAAAGACCCTGAGGTTGAAACTCCGGTTTCTGATTCTCTGTATCTGAAAGTGGCGCTTGCTATTTCAGTTGTCATGGTTATTGTAATAGGAGTTTTCCCCGGCAAATTCATTGAATTTGCTAAAGCATCACTGATTTTACAATGA